A genomic segment from Symbiobacterium terraclitae encodes:
- a CDS encoding BrxA/BrxB family bacilliredoxin yields MDIHMFMPDFQAMRDDLVRLGFEELRTPDAVNAKLASAKGVTLLAINSVCGCAGGIARPAAALALREVRPDNLMTVFAGQDKEATAAARALFPEYPPSSPSFAVFKDGKVVDMIPRSEIEGSDPHTVARRIVGAVQRAQG; encoded by the coding sequence GTGGACATCCATATGTTCATGCCGGATTTCCAGGCGATGCGCGACGACCTGGTCCGTCTGGGCTTTGAGGAGCTCCGCACGCCCGACGCCGTAAACGCGAAGCTGGCCAGCGCCAAGGGCGTCACCCTGCTGGCGATCAACTCGGTCTGCGGCTGCGCCGGCGGCATCGCCCGGCCGGCGGCGGCGCTGGCCCTCCGGGAGGTCCGGCCGGACAACCTGATGACCGTCTTCGCCGGCCAGGACAAGGAGGCGACGGCCGCGGCGCGCGCCCTGTTCCCCGAGTACCCGCCCTCCTCGCCCTCCTTCGCCGTCTTCAAGGACGGCAAGGTGGTCGACATGATCCCCCGCAGCGAGATCGAGGGCTCCGACCCGCACACGGTGGCCCGGCGCATCGTCGGCGCCGTGCAGCGGGCCCAGGGGTAG
- a CDS encoding universal stress protein, with protein sequence MTKVLLATDGSAHSVRAAQALRALAGKDPSVHVTVFHVVPLPDIPNPAAAGAYLPAAPAPDTYAEVQASRALTVTVAALGLPPDRVRQYHVIGVPGEAILAEARQGKYDLIVVGRRGLSPLRELFLGSVSQAVLHGASCPVLIVP encoded by the coding sequence ATGACGAAGGTCCTGCTGGCGACAGACGGTTCCGCCCACAGCGTGCGCGCTGCCCAAGCCCTGCGGGCGCTGGCCGGGAAGGATCCCTCCGTTCACGTCACCGTCTTCCACGTCGTCCCGCTGCCCGACATCCCGAACCCGGCCGCCGCCGGCGCCTACCTGCCTGCGGCCCCGGCGCCCGACACCTACGCGGAGGTGCAGGCGTCGCGGGCGCTCACGGTCACGGTCGCGGCCTTGGGCCTCCCCCCCGACCGGGTCCGCCAGTACCACGTGATCGGCGTGCCCGGCGAGGCGATCCTGGCGGAGGCCAGGCAGGGCAAGTACGACCTGATCGTCGTCGGCCGGCGCGGCCTCTCGCCGCTCAGGGAGCTCTTCCTGGGCAGCGTCAGCCAAGCCGTGCTCCACGGCGCCTCCTGCCCGGTCCTGATCGTGCCGTGA
- a CDS encoding peptidoglycan D,D-transpeptidase FtsI family protein, producing MRRRTKFLRTVLLALLLAMIGRLAWFQLVRADEVLAREEARRLQEASYKPVRGALVDRSGRPLAVSIPQRDVVASPFHMEAKNFASVAAALAPLLGADAASLERRLAENADSQYLVLARGVDLATAEAIRKERLPGIALVESSERIYPQGDVANQIIGYLDDRGVGIYGLEAQYEEHLRGVEGFVRAEMTYDNAPIAGTVKSNTPAQDGLTAVLTLDAYLQRVFEEALDEVIAQEDAKRALAIAMDVHTGEILAMAMRPGANLSDRDTWLKPDGTLDAERITNWAVTPLPPGSSFKTVTTAIALEEGLLDLDTLIPDSGQLEIDGWTIWNWDRSVPVEPRLMTIAELLQTSSNVGLIQVGQRIPHETFQRYVQAFGFTEPTGLDFPHESAATGLAGWEEKRAIDWANMYIGQHLEVTPLQMVRAAAVFANGGRLVRPHLVRELRDADGNVVWTATTEPLRTVISEQTAAEVRELMVSVIEKAYHQARVPGYTAGGKTGTAQKFEGGVEKERGLGDFLGFAPASDPRVAMFVLIDEPKPPGYGGTIAAPLFAKLMPIVLRTLGVPPDNPVAETAAEPAAPQAEDKEKAKVAVPDARYLPVGWAAQRLADAGLRPRLSGEGAVVAAQSLAPGSQAEPGSEVELTLAPLVPAEVMLPDFRGLTLADASRLAAELGLSLKQAGGAGFVAEQSPAVGTPVEAGSVVTLRLSTVRP from the coding sequence ATGCGCCGTCGCACCAAGTTCCTGCGGACCGTGCTGCTGGCGCTCCTGCTGGCGATGATCGGGCGCCTCGCCTGGTTCCAGCTGGTGCGGGCCGACGAGGTGCTCGCCCGTGAGGAGGCCCGCCGGCTGCAGGAGGCCTCGTACAAGCCCGTGCGCGGCGCGCTGGTCGACCGCTCCGGGCGGCCGCTGGCCGTCTCCATCCCCCAGCGGGACGTGGTGGCCTCGCCCTTCCACATGGAGGCCAAGAACTTCGCCTCGGTGGCGGCTGCGCTCGCCCCCTTGCTGGGCGCGGACGCGGCCAGCCTCGAGCGGCGGCTGGCGGAGAACGCGGACTCCCAGTACCTGGTGCTGGCCCGGGGCGTGGACCTCGCCACCGCCGAGGCGATCCGGAAGGAGCGGCTGCCGGGCATCGCGCTGGTGGAGAGCAGCGAGCGCATCTACCCGCAGGGCGACGTCGCCAACCAGATCATCGGCTACCTGGACGACCGGGGCGTGGGCATCTACGGCCTCGAGGCGCAGTACGAGGAGCACCTGCGGGGCGTGGAGGGCTTCGTCCGGGCGGAGATGACCTACGACAACGCCCCCATCGCCGGCACCGTGAAGAGCAACACCCCGGCTCAGGACGGCCTGACCGCCGTGCTGACGCTGGATGCCTACCTCCAGCGCGTCTTCGAGGAGGCGCTGGACGAGGTGATCGCGCAGGAGGACGCCAAGCGCGCCCTGGCCATCGCCATGGACGTGCACACGGGCGAGATCCTGGCGATGGCGATGCGCCCCGGCGCCAACCTGAGCGACCGCGACACCTGGCTGAAGCCTGACGGCACGCTGGACGCGGAGCGGATCACCAACTGGGCCGTCACGCCCCTGCCGCCGGGCTCCAGCTTCAAGACCGTCACCACCGCCATCGCCCTGGAGGAGGGGCTGCTGGACCTGGACACGCTGATCCCGGACTCCGGCCAGCTGGAGATCGACGGCTGGACCATCTGGAACTGGGACCGCTCCGTGCCCGTGGAGCCGCGGCTCATGACCATCGCCGAGCTGCTGCAGACCTCCAGCAACGTCGGCCTGATCCAGGTGGGGCAGCGCATCCCGCACGAGACCTTCCAGCGGTACGTGCAGGCCTTCGGCTTCACCGAGCCCACCGGGCTCGACTTCCCCCACGAGAGCGCGGCCACCGGCCTCGCCGGCTGGGAGGAGAAGCGCGCCATCGACTGGGCGAACATGTACATCGGCCAGCACCTGGAGGTGACGCCGCTGCAGATGGTGCGGGCGGCGGCGGTCTTCGCCAACGGCGGCCGGCTGGTGCGGCCCCACCTGGTGCGGGAGCTGCGGGACGCGGACGGGAACGTCGTCTGGACCGCCACCACCGAGCCCCTGCGCACGGTGATCAGCGAGCAGACCGCGGCCGAGGTGCGCGAGCTGATGGTGAGCGTGATCGAGAAGGCGTATCACCAGGCCCGGGTGCCGGGCTACACCGCCGGCGGCAAGACCGGCACGGCGCAGAAGTTCGAGGGCGGCGTGGAGAAGGAGCGGGGCCTGGGCGACTTCCTGGGCTTCGCCCCGGCCAGCGACCCCCGGGTGGCCATGTTCGTCCTGATCGACGAGCCGAAGCCCCCCGGCTACGGCGGCACCATCGCCGCGCCGCTCTTCGCCAAGCTGATGCCCATCGTGCTGCGCACCCTGGGCGTGCCGCCGGACAACCCCGTCGCAGAGACGGCGGCTGAGCCGGCCGCGCCGCAGGCCGAGGATAAGGAGAAGGCGAAGGTGGCGGTGCCCGACGCCCGCTACCTGCCGGTGGGCTGGGCCGCCCAGCGCTTGGCCGACGCCGGCCTCAGGCCCCGCCTGAGCGGCGAGGGGGCGGTGGTGGCCGCCCAGTCGCTGGCGCCGGGGAGCCAGGCGGAGCCGGGCAGCGAGGTGGAGCTGACGCTGGCCCCGCTGGTCCCGGCCGAGGTGATGCTGCCGGACTTCCGCGGTCTGACCCTGGCCGACGCGAGCCGCCTGGCGGCGGAGCTGGGCCTCTCGCTGAAGCAGGCCGGCGGCGCGGGCTTCGTGGCCGAGCAGAGCCCGGCGGTGGGCACGCCGGTCGAGGCGGGCAGCGTGGTCACGCTGCGCCTCTCCACCGTCCGGCCGTGA
- a CDS encoding RrF2 family transcriptional regulator, producing the protein MKLSTKGKYGVKACFELAMHEGAGPVSLKTIAERQGLSEHYLEQLAAPLRRAGIITAVRGAQGGYMLARPASQITVGDVIRVLEGPVGFTDCATEGEPDPECAGSCPVHGVWERVTKQIIAVIDSITLQDLVDQAMAEQQNPMYHI; encoded by the coding sequence GTGAAACTCTCGACCAAGGGCAAGTATGGCGTGAAGGCGTGCTTCGAGCTGGCGATGCACGAGGGCGCGGGCCCCGTGTCGCTGAAGACCATCGCCGAGCGCCAGGGCCTTTCCGAGCACTACCTGGAGCAACTGGCGGCGCCGCTGCGCCGGGCGGGGATCATCACCGCCGTGCGCGGGGCCCAGGGCGGCTACATGCTGGCCCGCCCCGCCAGCCAGATCACGGTGGGCGACGTCATCCGGGTGCTGGAGGGGCCGGTGGGCTTCACCGACTGCGCCACGGAGGGGGAGCCCGACCCCGAGTGCGCCGGCTCCTGCCCCGTGCACGGGGTGTGGGAGCGGGTGACGAAGCAGATCATCGCCGTCATCGACTCCATCACCCTGCAGGACCTGGTGGACCAGGCGATGGCGGAGCAGCAGAACCCGATGTACCACATCTGA
- a CDS encoding cysteine desulfurase family protein, producing the protein MRTVYCDHAATTRCHPEVARRVYEYLTELYGNPSSIHAVGRKARKGVEEARAQVAALLGARPAEIFFTSGGTEADNWALRGALEANRAKGNHLIITPYEHHAVLDAAEALGREGYEVTLLEVEPGTGIIRPEALLEAMRPTTVLISVMAVNNEIGTVHDIAGLCAAAKAKDPDVIFHTDAVQAAGYIPLDVNRLGVDLLSISSHKIYGPKGVGALYVRKGFRFGRGLTVGGGQERKMRAGTENVPGIVGFGLAAEIAARELDRRAAHAREMRDRFLRGVLAIEGVRLNGVDPFLHPELRHPGNANVSVEGVEGEAMLLRLDMAGICASSGSACTSGSLEPSHVLLAVGCSRDEAQSSLRFSFGEENTAEDIDYVIAEFARSVEYLRKLAAPGR; encoded by the coding sequence ATGCGGACGGTCTACTGCGATCACGCCGCGACCACCCGGTGTCATCCGGAGGTGGCCCGGCGCGTCTACGAGTACCTGACGGAGCTGTACGGCAACCCCTCGTCCATCCACGCCGTCGGCCGCAAGGCGCGCAAGGGCGTCGAGGAGGCGCGCGCCCAGGTGGCTGCGCTGCTGGGCGCCCGGCCGGCGGAGATCTTCTTCACCAGCGGCGGCACCGAGGCCGACAACTGGGCCCTGCGCGGGGCGCTGGAGGCCAACCGGGCCAAGGGCAACCACCTGATCATCACGCCCTACGAGCACCACGCCGTGCTGGACGCGGCCGAGGCGCTCGGGCGCGAGGGCTACGAGGTGACCCTGCTGGAGGTGGAGCCCGGAACGGGCATCATCCGGCCCGAGGCCCTGCTGGAGGCCATGCGGCCGACCACCGTGCTGATCTCCGTCATGGCCGTGAATAACGAGATCGGCACGGTGCACGACATCGCCGGCCTCTGCGCCGCCGCCAAAGCGAAGGACCCGGACGTCATCTTCCACACCGACGCAGTCCAGGCGGCCGGCTACATCCCGCTGGACGTGAACCGCCTCGGCGTGGACCTGCTCTCGATCTCCAGCCACAAGATCTACGGCCCCAAGGGCGTCGGCGCCCTCTACGTGCGCAAGGGCTTCCGCTTCGGGCGCGGCCTCACCGTCGGCGGCGGGCAGGAGCGGAAGATGCGGGCGGGCACCGAGAACGTGCCCGGCATCGTCGGCTTCGGCCTCGCGGCCGAGATCGCCGCCCGGGAGCTGGACCGGCGGGCGGCCCACGCCCGGGAGATGCGGGACCGTTTCCTGAGGGGCGTCCTGGCCATCGAGGGCGTGCGGCTCAACGGCGTCGACCCGTTCCTTCACCCCGAGCTGCGCCACCCCGGAAACGCCAACGTCTCGGTGGAGGGCGTCGAGGGCGAGGCGATGCTGCTTCGGCTCGACATGGCCGGCATCTGCGCCTCGTCGGGATCCGCCTGCACCTCGGGCTCGCTGGAGCCCAGCCACGTGCTGCTGGCCGTGGGCTGCAGCCGGGACGAGGCGCAGTCGTCGCTGCGCTTCTCCTTCGGGGAGGAGAACACGGCGGAGGACATCGACTACGTGATCGCAGAGTTCGCCCGATCGGTGGAATACTTGAGAAAGCTGGCCGCGCCGGGTCGCTGA
- the mnmA gene encoding tRNA 2-thiouridine(34) synthase MnmA, with protein sequence MAKRVLMAMSGGVDSSVAAALLVEQGYEVIGVTMNTWTDDIPEEIQMNQHSGCCSLAAVEDARSVAHKLGIPYYVMNFQGQFAGTVIDYFIKEYSRGRTPNPCIACNRYVKFSAFLEKARQLECDYVATGHYAVIGRDDRYPGRWLLGKSADARKDQTYVLHNLTQDALAHTLFPVGGMEKSEVRALAAKYGFVTADKPDSQEICFVYDNDYGRFLKERVPEAIVPGPILNTRGEVIGQHQGLPLYTVGQRKGLGLTTSRPVYVTELDVERNALIVGEDEETYRGGLVASDLNWIAIPDLRFPRRCRAKIRRMAPEAECTVYPLSDGAVRVEFDRPQRAITPGQAVVFYEGNWVLGGGTIDKAIL encoded by the coding sequence ATGGCCAAGCGGGTCCTGATGGCGATGTCCGGCGGCGTCGACTCCTCGGTGGCGGCCGCGCTCCTGGTGGAGCAGGGCTACGAGGTGATCGGCGTCACGATGAACACCTGGACCGACGACATTCCGGAAGAGATTCAGATGAACCAGCACTCGGGCTGCTGCTCCCTGGCCGCAGTGGAGGACGCCCGCTCCGTCGCCCACAAGCTGGGCATCCCGTACTACGTGATGAACTTCCAGGGGCAGTTCGCCGGCACGGTGATCGACTACTTCATCAAGGAGTACTCCCGGGGCCGCACGCCGAACCCCTGCATCGCCTGCAACCGGTACGTGAAGTTCTCGGCATTCCTGGAGAAGGCCCGCCAGCTGGAGTGCGACTACGTGGCCACCGGCCACTACGCCGTGATCGGCCGGGACGACCGCTACCCGGGCCGCTGGCTGCTGGGCAAGTCGGCCGATGCCCGCAAGGACCAGACCTACGTGCTGCACAACCTCACGCAGGACGCCCTGGCCCACACGCTCTTCCCCGTCGGGGGGATGGAGAAGTCCGAGGTGCGGGCGCTGGCGGCCAAGTACGGCTTCGTCACCGCCGACAAGCCCGACTCGCAGGAGATCTGCTTCGTCTACGACAACGACTACGGCCGCTTCCTCAAGGAGCGGGTGCCGGAGGCCATCGTGCCCGGGCCGATCCTGAACACGCGGGGAGAGGTGATCGGCCAGCACCAGGGGCTGCCGCTCTACACCGTGGGGCAGCGGAAGGGCCTCGGCCTGACGACCTCCCGGCCGGTCTACGTCACCGAGCTGGACGTGGAGCGCAACGCCCTGATCGTGGGCGAGGACGAGGAAACCTACCGGGGTGGCCTCGTCGCCTCGGACCTGAACTGGATCGCGATCCCGGACCTCCGCTTCCCCCGCCGCTGCCGGGCGAAGATCCGGCGCATGGCCCCCGAGGCGGAGTGCACCGTCTACCCGCTGAGCGACGGCGCCGTGCGGGTGGAGTTCGACCGGCCCCAGCGGGCCATCACACCCGGCCAGGCGGTGGTCTTCTACGAGGGCAACTGGGTGCTGGGCGGCGGCACGATCGACAAGGCGATTTTGTAG